In the Quercus lobata isolate SW786 chromosome 5, ValleyOak3.0 Primary Assembly, whole genome shotgun sequence genome, one interval contains:
- the LOC115991319 gene encoding uncharacterized protein LOC115991319 — MATDANNKVFPLAFAVVDCESGSSWRWFLQCLRDTIGHVIPEEGICIISDRHLGIKNAIANWPRREDGSTPVFHRYCLRHVVSNFNTHFQNSTLKSTALKARYATQVVKFDAIMESIKQMEIEAIRNKKKVMRKDGKEKNQDYLPYTYLMGESVDMWSQSHDGGRRFRAMTTNISECFNGVLKGARGLPIAALVEFTWNKLVQYFHDRHKEYHFEFSEGKKWSEYANRTWDANKCKSEKHYLKPFSNEELIFQVVTQLNTCSAGGGNHSYEVQLQEKTCSCGKWQNIGIPCSHAIRVCDYLHIDSTTYIHPCYGLNNALNTYEHAFVIPKSQSLWREPIGPKWLPNPALLRAKGRPVKSRIRNEMDGVRNKNREPGWRREDADLIESQPKQTCGLCHVSGHNRRKCPQSRGASTSGHVPD, encoded by the coding sequence ATGGCAACTGACGCTAACAACAAGGTATTCCCTCTCGCGTTTGCTGTTGTGGACTGTGAGTCAGGGTCCAGTTGGAGGTGGTTTTTACAGTGCCTTCGAGATACGATTGGCCACGTGATACCTGAGGAAGGCATTTGCATAATTTCTGACCGACATCTAGGTATCAAAAACGCCATTGCAAACTGGCCTAGAAGGGAAGATGGAAGTACACCAGTATTTCATagatattgccttcgacatgttgTTAGCAACTTCAACACCCATTTTCAAAACTCAACTCTAAAGTCAACGGCGTTGAAAGCGAGATATGCTACTCAAGTGGTGAAATTTGATGCCATAATGGAGTCCATTAAGCAGATGGAAATTGAGGCCATTAGAAATAAGAAGAAGGTGATGAGGAAGGATGGCAAGgaaaagaatcaagattatcTTCCATACACATACCTAATGGGCGAGTCTGTGGATATGTGGAGccagtcacatgatggtggGAGACGTTTTagggcaatgacaaccaacaTATCAGAGTGTTTCAATGGTGTACTGAAAGGTGCACGAGGTCTTCCTATTGCCGCATTAGTTGAGTTCACTTGGAACAAACTTGTTCAATATTTTCATGACCGACACAAAGAATACCATTTTGAGTTCTCAGAGGGTAAGAAATGGAGTGAATATGCCAATCGTACGTGGGATGCAAATAAGTGTAAATCTGAGAAACATTATCTCAAGCCATTTAGCAATGAAGAGCTGATATTTCAAGTAGTTACCCAACTCAACACATGTAGCGCAGGAGGGGGAAACCACAGTTATGAAGTTCAGTTACAGGAAAAAACATGCAGTTGTGGGAAATGGCAAAACATAGGGATCCCCTGTTCACATGCAATTAGAGTATGTGACTATTTACATATTGATTCGACCACATATATTCACCCATGTTATGGTTTGAACAATGCCCTTAACACTTATGAGCATGCATTTGTGATTCCAAAGTCGCAGTCATTGTGGCGGGAACCCATTGGGCCAAAGTGGTTGCCTAATCCAGCATTGTTGCGGGCTAAAGGTCGACCAGTGAAGTCGAGAATAAGGAATGAGATGGATGGGGTGAGGAATAAGAATCGAGAACCGGGATGGCGGAGGGAGGATGCAGATTTGATAGAGAGTCAACCGAAGCAGACATGTGGACTGTGTCATGTTTCCGGGCATAACCGCAGAAAATGTCCACA